In Enoplosus armatus isolate fEnoArm2 chromosome 2, fEnoArm2.hap1, whole genome shotgun sequence, one DNA window encodes the following:
- the pnpla6 gene encoding patatin-like phospholipase domain-containing protein 6: MGQSTSEQEVQGDASKDGFDNIKTFVEEELQTSMMVGMVIGAGIAIVLIAILIFFILRRIQLRNLEAQEAPKYRFRKRDKVMFYGRKIMRKVSQSTSSLVGTSSSSRPRLKKKQKMLNIAKKILRFKKEVPILQAKEPPPSVLEADLTEFDVANSHLPSEVLYMLKNVRVLGHFEKPLFLELCKHMVFVQFQQGEYVFRPGQPDSSIYVVQDGKLELCLTGTDGKESVVKEVYPGDSVHSLLSILDVITGHQKPYKTVLARAAEVSTVLRLPVEAFLAIFEKYPESLVRVVQIIMVRLQRVTVLALHNYLGLTNELFSHEMQPSRLPPPSPHPTRSSPIRHGKRFGSLTVPEEHREAAIKGEATGGEQGKDGATVPTLSRTISMPVDIAGMQKSLRSDFDMAYERGRISVSAEDGNTPPTFTRDQRERRVTVDEVPSGIYLYPEEESGVDNIFTPVSSRSSTALFEEAQKEILKLMRIEDPSLLNGRVTLHHAKAGAVLARQGDQDVSLHFVLSGCLHVYQRMINKQEAVCLFVTHPGEMVGQLAVLTGEPLIFTIKAVRDCTYLKISKSDFYEIMREQPSVVLSAAHTVAIRMSAFVRQMDFAIDWMAVEAGRALYRQDDQSDCTYIVLNGRLRSVIRKTNGKKELVGEYGRGDLIGVVEALTRQPRATTVHAVRDTELVKLPEGTLNNIKRRYPQVVTRLIHLLGQKILGNLQQGRGPFSGSALSLPSMTTSADVTNPASNLSTVAVLPICDEVPINAFNLELSHALSAIGPTLLLTSDIIRERLGASALDSIHEYRLSGWLAQQEDINRIVLYQTDNSMTPWTQRCIRQADCILIVGLGDQEPALGELEQMLENTAVRALKQLVLLHKEDGPGPSRTVEWLNMRSWCSGHLHLKCPRRVFSRRSPSKLREVYEKVFEKTADRHSDFSRLARVLTGNSIALVLGGGGARGCSHVGVIKAMEEAGIPIDIVGGTSIGSFIGALYAEERSAVRTKQRAREWSKAMNSVFKTVLDLTYPITSMFSGSAFNTSIYKVFQDKQAEDLWLPYFNVTTDITASAMRVHQDGSLWRYVRASMTLSGYLPPLCDPKDGNLLMDGGYINNLPADIARNMGARTVIAIDVGSQDETDLCNYGDCLSGWWLLWKRINPWAEKVKVPDMAEIQSRLAYVSCVRQLEVVKKSAYCEYIRPPIDRFKTMDFGKFDEIYDVGFQHGKLVFTGWARGDIIENMLKDHRSADYNDSKRTDSCTCPGADFTDLAEIVSRIEPVQSYVAAEEESDCLTEYEEDGMDTVREEEGEEEEEDAEDPEDHSPGEWGQNGVFQTDEEKSVRQRRKFASDSNTSEVSDC, from the exons GACGGGTTTGataacatcaaaacatttgtgGAGGAGGAACTACAGACGAGCATG ATGGTGGGGATGGTGATTGGTGCGGGCATCGCCATAGTCCTCATCGCCatcctcatcttcttcatcttgcGGAGGATCCAGCTTCGAA ACCTAGAAGCTCAGGAGGCACCCAAGTACCGCTTTCGCAAAAGGGACAAAGTCATGTTCTACGGGCGAAAGATCATGCGTAAA GTCTCGCAGTCTACCTCTTCCCTGGTGGGtacatcctcttcctctcggCCACGCctaaagaagaagcagaagatgCTCAACATTGCCAAAAA GATCCTGCGCTTTAAAAAGGAGGTGCCCATCCTGCAGGCCAAGGAGCCCCCTCCCTCAGTGTTGGAGGCCGACCTCACCGAGTTTGATGTGGCCAACTCCCACCTCCCCTCTGAGGTTCTCTACATGCTCAAAAATGTCCG TGTGCTGGGTCACTTTGAGAAGCCCCTGTTCCTGGAGCTGTGTAAACACATGGTGTTCGTGCAGTTCCAACAAGGGGAGTACGTCTTCAGGCCGGGCCAGCCTGACAGCAGCATCTACGTGGTTCAGGATGGAAAACTAGAATTGTGCCTTACTGGAACG GATGGCAAAGAAAGTGTGGTGAAGGAGGTTTACCCAGGAGACAGTGTCCACAGCCTCCTCAGCATCCTGGATGTCATCACA GGCCACCAGAAGCCTTACAAAACGGTGTTGGCACGGGCTGCAGAGGTTTCCACTGTTCTGCGTTTACCTGTAGAAGCCTTCCTCGCAATATTTGAGAAGTACCCTGAGAGCCTGGTGCGCGTAGTACAG ATTATCATGGTTCGTCTCCAAAGAGTAACAGTCCTTGCCCTGCACAACTATCTGGGGCTCACCAATGAGCTCTTCAGCCAT GAAATGCAGCCCTCGCGTCTGCCACCTCCGTCTCCCCACCCGACTCGCTCCAGTCCCATCCGCCATGGCAAGCGCTTTGGCAGCCTGACAGTGCCTGAGGAGCACCGGGAAGCTGCCATTAAGGGTGAAGCTACAG GAGGGGAACAGGGGAAGGATGGAGCAACTGTGCCAACTCTTAGCAGGACCATCTCCATGCCTGTGGACATTGCTG GTATGCAGAAAAGTCTGAGATCAGACTTTGACATGGCATATGAAAGGGGACggatctctgtctctgcagaggaCGGAAACACTCCTCCCACTTTCACTCGG GACCAGcgggagaggagggtgacagTAGATGAGGTTCCCTCAGGAATTTATCTGTATCCAGAGGAAGAGTCGGGAGTGGACAATATTTTTACACCTGTATCCAGTCGATCCAGCACTGCTCTGTTTGAGGAAGCTCAGAAAGAGATCCTCAAACTCATGAGGATTGAG GACCCATCCTTGTTAAATGGGAGAGTGACTCTGCACCATGCTAAAGCTGGAGCCGTCTTAGCCAGACAGGGAGACCAG GACGTGAGTCTGCACTTTGTCCTGTCCGGTTGTCTGCATGTCTACCAGCGGATGATTAACAAGCAGGAGGCCGTCTGCTTGTTTGTGACCCACCCAGGGGAGATGGTGGGCCAGCTTGCTGTGCTCACTGGAGAGCCCCTCATCTTCACCATCAAGGCCGTCCGAGACTGTACTTACCTCAAGATCTCAAAGTCGGATTTCTACGA GATCATGAGGGAGCAGCCCAGTGTGGTGCTGAGTGCGGCTCACACGGTGGCCATCCGCATGTCCGCTTTTGTCAGGCAGATGGACTTTGCTATTGACTGGATGGCTGTGGAGGCTGGCAGAGCCCTCTACAG ACAGGATGACCAGTCAGACTGCACCTACATTGTTCTGAATGGACGCCTGCGTTCAGTCATCCGCAAGACAAATGGCAAGAAAGAACTAGTCGGGGAATACGGCAGAGGAGACCTCATCGGAGTG GTGGAGGCCTTGACCAGACAGCCAAGAGCCACCACCGTCCACGCTGTGAGAGACACGGAGCTGGTCAAACTGCCAGAGGGAACACTCAACAACATCAAGAGACGATATCCCCAG GTGGTGACGAGGTTGATCCACTTGTTAGGCCAGAAGATTCTGGGGAATCTGCAGCAGGGTCGCGGGCCGTTCTCAG GTTCAGCCCTGAGCCTGCCCAGTATGACAACCAGTGCTGATGTCACTAACCCTGCCAGCAACCTCTCCACTGTGGCTGTCCTGCCTATATGTGATGAGGTGCCAATCAACGCGTTCAACCTGGAGCTCAGCCATGCCCTCAGTGCCATTG GGCCCACTCTGCTATTAACCAGTGACATAATCAGAGAGCGACTGGGTGCGTCTGCTTTGGACAG TATCCACGAGTACCGTCTCTCCGGCTGGCTGGCCCAGCAGGAGGACATCAATCGGATTGTCCTGTACCAGACTGACAACAGCATGACCCCGTGGACCCAGCGCTGCATCCGCCAGGCTGACTGCATCCTCATTGTGGGCCTGGGGGACCAGGAACCTGCCCTGGgagag TTGGAGCAGATGCTGGAGAACACAGCAGTTCGGGCCCTGAAGCAGCTGGTCCTTCTGCACAAAGAGGATGGGCCGGGCCCCTCCAGGACGGTCGAGTGGCTCAACATGCGTAGCTGGTGCTCTGGACATCTGCACCTCAAGTGTCCCCGCAGGGTCTTCTCCAGACGCAGTCCCAGCAAACTA AGGGAGGTATATGAGAAGGTGTTTGAGAAAACGGCAGACAGGCACAGTGATTTCTCTCGGCTGGCCCGAGTCCTGACCGGAAACAGCATCGCCTTGGTgctgggaggaggtggagccaG AGGCTGCTCTCATGTGGGTGTGATCAAAGCTATGGAGGAAGCGGGGATTCCTATTGACATagtgggcgggacctcgatcgGCTCATTCATTGGTGCTCTGTACGCTGAGGAGAGGAGTGCCGTCAGAACCaaacagagagccagagagtgGTCCAAG GCAATGAACTCCGTATTTAAAACAGTCCTGGACCTGACCTATCCCATCACCTCCATGTTCTCCGgttctgccttcaacaccagcATCTATAAAGTTTTCCAAGACAAGCAGGCCGAG GACCTGTGGCTGCCgtacttcaacgtcaccactgACATCACAGCCTCGGCCATGCGTGTTCACCAGGATG GCTCTCTGTGGCGCTATGTGCGAGCGAGCATGACCCTCTCGGGGTATCTGCCGCCTCTCTGCGACCCCAAAGATGGCAACTTGCTAATGGACGGTGGCTACATCAACAACCTGCCAG CGGACATCGCAAGGAACATGGGCGCCAGAACTGTCATCGCCATCGACGTGGGTAGCCAAGATGAGACCGACCTCTGTAACTACGGCGACTGCCTGTCTGGCTGGTGGTTGCTGTGGAAACGGATCAATCCCTGGGCAGAGAAAGTAAAG GTGCCAGACATGGCAGAGATTCAGTCTCGGTTGGCCTACGTGTCTTGTGTGCGGCAGTTAGAGGTGGTGAAGAAGAGTGCCTACTGCGAGTACATTAGACCACCCATCGACCGCTTTAAGACCATGGACTTCGGCAAGTTCGACGAGATCTAT GATGTGGGCTTCCAGCACGGCAAGTTGGTGTTTACTGGCTGGGCCCGAGGGGACATTATCGAGAACATGCTGAAGGACCACCGCTCAGCTGACTACAACGACAGCAAGAGAACTGAC TCCTGCACGTGTCCGGGAGCTGACTTCACTGACCTTGCAGAGATCGTATCCAGGATAGAGCCGGTCCAAAGCTACGTGGCTGCAGAAG AGGAGTCGGACTGTCTGACAGAGTACGAGGAAGACGGGATGGACAccgtgagagaggaagagggggaagaagaggaagaggacgcaGAGGACCCTGAGGACCACTCCCCTGGAGAGTGGGGCCAGAATGGAGTCTTTCAGACT GATGAGGAGAAATCTGTGAGACAACGCAGGAAATTCGCCAGTGACTCCAACACCTCCGAAGTCTCTGACTGCTGA